The proteins below are encoded in one region of Pseudoalteromonas ulvae UL12:
- the aroC gene encoding chorismate synthase yields the protein MAGNSIGQLFRVSTFGESHGVALGGVVDGCPAGLEITEADLQVDLDRRKPGQSRYTTQRREADQIKLLSGVFEGKTTGTSIGLLIENTDQRSQDYGKIKDVFRPGHGDYSYWHKYGIRDYRGGGRSSARETAIRVAAGAIAKKYLKQFHGVEVKACLSQLGPIKAEEFNWSEVENNLFFFPDPSKIDALDEYMRDLKKSGDSIGAKVMVVATGVPVGLGEPVFDRLDAEIAHSLMSINAVKGVEIGDGFAVVEQKGSEHRDELTPQGFTSNHAGGTLAGISTGQDIIASIALKPTSSITITGNSINTSNESVEMITKGRHDPCVGIRAIPIAEAMLAITLMDHLLRQRGQNPHVNLAHGPIPGSVG from the coding sequence ATGGCAGGTAATAGTATAGGGCAGCTGTTTCGCGTCAGCACCTTTGGTGAAAGCCATGGGGTTGCTTTGGGCGGAGTCGTCGATGGGTGTCCTGCTGGGCTTGAGATAACTGAAGCCGATTTACAAGTCGATCTTGATCGACGTAAACCGGGGCAAAGTCGTTATACCACCCAGCGCCGTGAGGCCGATCAAATCAAGCTGTTGTCGGGTGTATTTGAAGGTAAAACCACAGGGACCAGTATTGGTTTATTGATTGAAAATACTGATCAGCGCTCTCAAGATTACGGCAAAATTAAAGACGTATTTCGACCTGGCCATGGTGATTACAGTTATTGGCATAAATATGGGATCCGAGATTATCGTGGTGGAGGTCGTTCGTCGGCCAGAGAAACCGCAATTCGGGTGGCCGCAGGGGCCATTGCTAAAAAATATTTAAAGCAGTTTCATGGTGTTGAAGTTAAAGCTTGTTTAAGTCAACTCGGCCCGATAAAGGCTGAAGAGTTTAATTGGTCTGAAGTTGAAAACAACTTATTTTTCTTCCCTGATCCGAGCAAAATTGATGCTTTAGATGAGTACATGCGTGACCTTAAAAAGTCCGGTGATTCGATTGGTGCAAAAGTAATGGTCGTTGCCACCGGTGTCCCAGTTGGGCTAGGTGAGCCTGTGTTTGATCGCCTTGACGCGGAAATTGCCCATTCTTTGATGAGTATTAATGCTGTCAAAGGCGTTGAGATTGGAGATGGTTTTGCCGTGGTTGAGCAAAAAGGTTCTGAACACCGCGATGAACTCACCCCACAAGGTTTTACCTCTAATCATGCTGGTGGCACCTTGGCGGGTATTTCAACCGGCCAAGATATTATTGCGTCTATTGCCCTTAAACCAACCTCGAGCATTACGATTACCGGTAACAGCATTAATACCAGTAATGAATCAGTGGAAATGATCACTAAAGGCCGCCACGATCCTTGCGTAGGGATCCGGGCAATTCCGATAGCCGAAGCGATGTTGGCAATCACATTAATGGATCATTTACTGCGTCAACGTGGCCAAAATCCGCATGTGAATTTAGCTCATGGCCCGATCCCTGGTTCGGTCGGTTAA